Below is a genomic region from Billgrantia tianxiuensis.
TCAAGGTGGGCGGGCTGATCACTGCCGTGGTGGCCTTCTTCGTCGGTGCGCTGTGGGTCTCGCTGATCAGCCAGATCGGCGTGCCGGGCTTCGTCAACGCTCTCGGCGCCATTGTCGCGCCCTTCTACGGCATCATCGTGGTGGACTACTACCTGGTGAAGCGCCAGCACCTCGACATGCAGCAGCTGTTCTCCTCCGAGCCGGGAACCGCCTATTACTACGTGAAGGGCTGGAACACCCGGGCGCTGATGGCATTCGGCGGTGCCGCACTGTTCTCCATCTCCACCGTGGTCGTACCGGCACTCTCCGGTCTCGACGGCTACGGCTGGATGATGGGCGCCGCACTCGGCGGGCTGTTCTACTACGGCCTCATGCACGGCTACCGCGCCGCACCGGTGGCACCGGCCACCTGATCGAACCATCCACGACGTACACGGAGAAACGCAAACCGCCGGACGCCCAGGCGTTCGGCGGTTTGCCTTGCGCTCATCAGCCGCGCCCGAACAGGTTCGCCTTCACTTCCCCCAGATGCTCTTCTAGCAGTGCGCGCGCGGTCTGCTCGTCGCGGTCGCGCAGCGCCGCGACGATGGCGCGATGCTGCGCCTCGTAACGCTTGCGGCGTTCAGGCGTCAGGGAGATTCGCTTGAGCCGCCCCCACTCCCCCTCCTCACGCACTGCGTTGGTCAATTCGAGAATACGCAGGAAGAAGCTGTTGTGAGTGGCTTCTGCAAAGGCCTGGTGCAAGGCACCGTCCCAGTGCTCGAACGCTTCGATGCTGGTGGCCGACTCCGAGCGCTCGAGACACTCGTCCATACGCGCGAAATCGGCAGCCGTGGCAAAGCGCACGATCAACGTCACCATCTGCGGTTCTATCAGCACCCGGGCATCCATCAACTGAGCCGGGCTCACCTGTCTCGCCATGCTGCCCACGCTCGGCGACCCTGCAGATGCTGAGCCAATGTCGGCGGACTCGCCCCCGCTCGGGGACAGCAACTCAGCGGCACGCTCGCTGACGAAGGTGCCGCTACCCACCACCTGGGTGATCGCACCAAGCGACTTGAAGTGCCCCAGCACTCGCCTCACCGCGCCGCGAGAGGCGCCGAAGCGATCGCTCAGCTCACGCTCCGTGGGCAGCCGATGCCCCGGAGGAAAGCGACCGCTGACGATCTCGGCTCGCACGTAGCGCGCCAGGGCTCTGGCCCCATCCGAACGTATGCCGTTCTCGGCCAGCGAGCCCCGGTTGTCATTAGCACGTATCGGCCTCTCGCTCACTGGGCGTCCTTCTTCATGTCTTTCATGCGGATCCAATTTCTGCTGAATCTAGACCATTTGGTACTTCAGTACAAAGAATCAAGCTTGATTTAGTACCAATCAGCTTCTAGTCTCGGTCATTACAGAACCAAAAACAAACCAATGGAGAGCCAATCGTCATGAAATTCGCCACGCTGCGACCGGCGCCCGACCAACCGCCTCTCGTCGCCTTGATCGACGCTGCGGGCCAGCACTACTGGCCACTGAACGAGCTGGTGCCCGAGTTCCAGGGCGACATGCAGCAGTTGCTGCGCGACTGGGCCTCCCTGGCTGCCCGGATCGCGCCCAAGGGTGAAGGACGCCTCCTCGATGCCGCGCGCCTCGAACCACCCATCCACCCTCATCGCAACATGTTCTGCGTCGGCAAGAACTACTTCGAGCATGCCGCCGAGTTCAGTCACTCCGGTTATGACAGCAGCACGACCGCCGACGACGTGATACCCAAGTTTCCCATCATCTTCACCAAGGCCTACAACACCTTGATCGCCCATGGCGACGACATTCCCCGCCATGCCGAGGTCACCCGCCAGCTCGACTACGAAGCTGAATTCGCCGTCATCATCGGCAAGGGGGGCCGTGGCATCAAGCGGGCCAACGCCTACGATCATGTCTGGGGTTATACCATCGCCAACGACGTGACCGCCCGCGATCTCCAGCAGCAACACAAGCAATGGCATCTCGGCAAGTCGCTGGACGGCCTTTGTCCCATGGGGCCGTGGATCGTTACCGCCGACGAAGTAGACCGCGATGATGCCACCATCAAATGCTGGGTCAACGGCGAGCTGCGCCAGGATGCCCGCCTGGATCAGTTGATCTTCGACGTACCGACGCTGATCGAGACGCTCTCGGCCGGCATCGAACTCAAGCCGGGTGACGTGATCCTGACCGGCACCCCAGTTGGGGTCGGCATTGGCTTCAACCCGCCCAGGTTCCTGCAGGCCGGCGACATCGTGCGTATCGAGGTCGAGGGCATGGGCGCATTGGAAAATCGGGTCGGCGACTGAGCGGCCCGTCATCTGCACGGCACCAGGTTCCACAAGCGCCAACGAGCGCGACAACAACACAGGAGCACGCCATGAACATTCCCGATACCAAGCCGAAACCCCTCGCTGCCGCCCTGCTGGTCGCCGCCGCCGGTCTAGCCAGCGCCCCGGCCATGGCCGAGGATTTCTACGCCGGAAAGGCCATCGAGATGGTGGTACCGTTCGGCGAGGGTGGCGCCACCTACGTGGCGGCCAAGTTCCTCGAGCCCTTCCTGGAGAAGCATCTGCCGGGCAATCCCCAGGTCAACGTGCGCACCCGGCCGGGCGGCGGCTCGATTCTCGGCGCCAACTGGTTCCAGCAGAATGCCGAGCCCGATGGCGAGACGATCCTGTTCACCACCTCCTCGACCTCGAATCCCTATGTGCTGGGCATGGATGCGGTGGAGTACGATCTGGCCGCGATGCGGCCCGCCTATAGCCTGCCCTTCGGGGCGGTGATCTACGTCTCGCCGCGCACCGGCATCGAGTCGCCGGCCGACCTGCACTCGCCTGACATGCCGCTCATCTATGGCGGTATTGCCGCCGCCGCCAGCGACCTGCCCGTGCTGCTGGCCTTCGAGCTGCTGGAGCTCGACCTGCGCGCGGTGCTCGGCTTCGATGGCCGCGGCCCGGCCCGCCTGGCCTTCGAGCGCGGCGAAACCAATATCGACTTCCAGTTCACGCCCGCCTACATGTCGCAGGTGGTGGATATGGTCGAGGCCGGCACCGCAGTTCCGATCATGACCGGCGGCTCGGTGGGCGACGACGGCGTGCTCAGCGCTCGCGACCCCGCTTTCCCCGACTACCCCTCGGTCTATGAGGTTTACGAGGAGATCAACGGCGAGCCACCCTCCGGCGTGGAGTGGGATGCCTTCCAGGCGATCGGTGCCACGACCTTCAACTTCGGGCTGACTGCCTACCTGCCGGAAGGCACACCGGACGAGGTCCTCGAGATCTTCGAGGAGACCATTGCCGCCATCAACGCCGATCCCGACTACCAGGAGCAGAGCCAGGAAGCCGTGGGTGGCTACGATCTGTTGCCCGCCTCGGTGGTCACCGGCTCGCTGAGCGAATCCCTGCAGCCCTCCGACGAGGTGCGCGATTACCTGCGCACCCTGCTCGCCGACAAGTACGACGTCGAGCTGTAGCCTCGGTGCCGATGTGGCCAGCCGTTACCGCGGCTGGTCACATTCGATGATTCTGCATAGGAAACTGCCTCGTGCTCGAGAATATCGTTTCGGCCCTGGACATCCTGTTCCAGCCCGCGCGGCTGCTGGCGCTGTTCGCTGGTATGCTGGCCGGGATGGTCTTCGGCATGCTGCCGGGACTCGGTGGCGTAGCCGCCGTGTCGATTCTGCTGCCGTTCATCTACCTGATGGACGGCTACGCCGGGCTAGCCATGCTGCTCGGAGCCATCTCGGTGATCTACACCTCGGACACCATCACCTCGGTACTGCTCGGTGCCCCGGGGTCACCGGCCTCGGCGCCCACCGCCATCGAGGGCATGCGCTGGCCAAGCAGGGCAAGGCCTCGCTGGCGCTCGGCGTCGGTTTCCTGGCGTCGATGGTGGGCGGCCTGTTCGGCGCCCTGATCCTTTCCGTCGCCATTCCCATCGCCGGCCCCCTGGTGCTGGCACTGGGTACGCCGGAGCTGTTCATGTTCGCCCTGGTGGGACTCTGCTTTGCCGCCAGCATGGTCGGCAAGGACCTTGCCGTGGGACTTGCGGCCGCCTGCTTCGGCATCCTGCTGGGAGTGGTTGGCGCCGCGCCGGCCGCCGCCAACTATCGATTCATCTTCGGCCAGTCCTACCTGATGGATGGCCTTTCGCTACCCATCGTGGCGCTGGGGCTGTTTGCCGTCGCCGAGCTGATCAGCATGGTCGCCTCGGGTGGGGGCATCGCCACCAAGCCGACTCCACTGGGAAAGTGGGGAGATAGCTTCCACGAATTCTGGCGCAGCCGCTGGCTGATCTGCCGCTCCTCGGTGATCGGTATCTTCGGCGGCTTCGTCCCGGCGGTAGGAGCCAGCGCCTCCACCTGGATCGCCTACGGTCATGCGATGAGTTCCACCAAGGACAAACGACGCTTCGGCAAGGGAGAGATTCGTGGCGTAGCCAGTGCCGAGGGAGCCAATAACGCCACGATCATTTCCGACCTGGTGCCCACCATGCTGTTCAGCGTACCGGGCGGCCCCGCTGCCGCCATTTTCCTCGGCGCGCTGTTCTCGTTCGGCTTCTACCCCGGCCCACGCATGGTCAGCGAGTCGCCGGATCTGATGTACATGATCGTATGGAGCGTGGCGCTGGCCTCGGTGATGGGTGCCGCGATCTGCTTCGCCGTGACACCCTACATCGCCCGGCTGACTCGGGTGAACTTCGCCCTGATCGCCGCCCGCTGTTGCTGATCATGGTGGCCGGCGCCTACCAGGGCACCCAGACCTTCGGCGATATCCTCGCCCTCCTTGCGCTTGGCCTGCTCGGCTGGCTGATGAAGAATGCTGGCATTCCGCGCGCGCCGGTGCTGGTCGGCTTCGTCCTGGCCACGCCCATGGAGCAATATTTCTGGTTGACCACCCAGATCCACGGCTTCACTTGGCTGACTCGCCCCGGCGTACTGATCATCGCCTCGCTGATCGTGATTCCGCTGGTGTTGAACGTGGCAAGAAGACTGCGGCGGCGAGTCGACGGTGACGACGATACGGGACATAGGACAGAAGCTACCGCCGGTGAAGGCGAACTTCCGGGGCACGACAGCAGCGTCGTATTGATCACGGTACTGCTGATGACCGTGGCTTTTGGCTACGCTTTGGTGGAAATGCTCGGTTACCGCCCCAATGCGCGACTGATGCCGAGCCTCGGTATCGTGCCAGGGCTGCTGCTCAGCCTTTACGTACTGGGCCGCCAGCTGGTCAGGATACGACGCCGGGGGCGTTGCGTGAGTCTCGCCAGCCGCCGGGAACTGCCCGTGCTCGGCGGCATTCTGCTCTACGGTGTCGCCATGTGGCTGATCGGGTTCAATCTGGCCACACTGCTGCTGCTGGCCTGGCTGCTCATCGGCTGTGCCCGAATGCGCTGGATGACGGCCCTGCTCTATGGCGCGACGGTGTACGCCATTGCCCAGGGAATGTTCATGCTGATGCGCCTCACCCCACCCCAAGGAACACTGCTGAATCTCGCCATGCCGTGGTGATGCAGGAAAGCGCCGTTACCCTGACGGCGCGCTTCAGGCCCCGAATATACGATGCAGGTCGGGGTTTCCGCCTCCTCCTCGACGATCGACAGCGACGCCTCGATCGCCTTGAGGTGACGGCTCATGAAGGCCGTGGCACGCTCGCCGTTGCGTGCCTCGAGATAGCCGATCAGGTCGTCGTGGTCGTGGGATTCGCAGCCCAGGTGCCCGGAGCTGCCGTAGACCGCCAGGATCAACGACGAACGCGAACAGAGCTGACCGACGAAAGCCGCCAGAGTGGCATTGCCCGAGAGCTGGGCCAGGCGTTCATGGAAGGCGGCGGAGAGCTTGATTGCCCGGCTCTGTTCGCCCGACTTGAGTGCCTCGCGCTCGCGGCGGGCCATGTCGCGCAGCTCGCGGACGTCCTCGGCAGTGATGCGCCGAGCCACTTCCGGCATCAGCCCGCACTCCACCATCTGACGAGCATCGAAGACGTCCTTGGCTTCATCGGCGGTGGGCCGTGTGACGCTGGCACCGCGACGCGGCGTCAAGGTCACCAGCTGCTCCAGCGCCAGACGCTGGAGGATCTTGCGCACGCCGGTGCGGCTGATACCGAATACCTCGGCCAGGGCATCTTCGCGCAGGCGCGCGCCGGGGCGCAGACGATGTTCGATGATGGCATCGCTGATGGTGCGGTAGATCGCCTCATGCCGCTCGGCGCCATCGCCATTCTTGCCCATGCGCCGGGGCTTGGCCTTGCCCGCATCGCCAGCTTCGGCCAGACGCTGCCGCTGGTTCATGATCCCCCTCCTCGCATGCCAACACTGGTAGCCATTGTATACGCAACCTCCCTCAACTATCGAACCAATGAAGACGCCCCAGCGCCGCCGAGAGCGGGCTGGGGCGTCTGCGGATCCCGGTGGGTGTCTACTCCGACCAGGCGGCGATCACCTCGCGCTCCTCATCGGTCATGCCGGTCATGTTGCCAAGCGGCATGTACTTGCTGCCCACCACCTGCTGGATGCGCTCCTTCTGCCCGCGAATCTGGTCCGCGCTGTCGTAGGCGATGCCGGCAGGCGGCGCGGAGAAGCCCGGCTGGGTCGGCTGACGCGAATGGCAAGCCACGCAGTGCTGGTCGATCAGGGCGTGAACCTCCTCGAAGCTGGGCCCCTCGGCCTCCGTCAGGGTCGCTCCACCGGTCGTGGCCTGCCCACCGGGCATCGCCAGCCAGAAGACAACCAGGATCAGCGCCGTGCCCGCCGCCGGGTAGGCCGGCTGGATCTTGCCCATGTGCATCAGTACGAAGAACTGGCGGATCAGCGCACCGGCAAAGATGAACAGCGACATCAGCACCCAGGCGTATTCGTGGTTGTACACGAACGAATAGTGATTGCTGATCATCAGCAGCACCACCGGCAGGGTGAAGTAGGTATTGTGAACCGAGCGCTGCTTGCCGCGCTTGCCGTCCAGCGGGTTCGGCTCCTCACCGGCCTTCATCGCCTTGACCATGCGCCGCTGGCCGGGAATGATCCAGAAGAACACGTTGGCCGACATGGCGGTGGCCATGACCGCACCGGTGAGCAGGAAGGCGGCCCGCCCCGAGAACATCTGCACGCTGAGGTAAGCCACGACGATCATCAGCACGGCGACGGCCAGGCTGAGCACCCCGTCGCGCTCCATGTTGGGGCTGATGCGCTTGCACATCTCGTTGTAGATCACCCAGCCCGCCAGTAGAAACACCAGCGCCAGCACGTTGGCCTGCCAGCCGCTCATGTTGGCGGCCCACTCCCAACTGCTGTTGGGATTGACCAGATAGAAGCCCGGGTTGGTCATGTAGAGCAGCACGAACAGGGCAAAGCCGGAGAGCCAGGTGGTATAGGACTTCCAGAACGACCAATGGAGATCCTCGGGCAGCTTGGCGGGCGCCGTCGCGTACTTCTGGTTGTGATAGAAGCCGCCGCCGTGAACGGCCCACATCTCGCCGAACACGCCCTTGTCACGATCCTCGGCGGCCTTGGGCTTGCGCAGCCCGTTGTCCAGCATGACGAAATAGATCGACTCGCCGATCCAGGCGATGGCCGCGATGACGTGCAGCCAGCGCAGCATGAAATTGACGAATTCCAGCAGGTAAGCTTGCATCTGAAGGGTCTCGATACGTGATTGTTTTATACGCAGCTTTGATTCGGAAAGCCGGCGAGCGAGGCCAAGCTAGGCAAGAACCGGCCAAGGCTCGGGGTTTGATTGGCAGATTTAGCCGCTCTCTAACCCAATCCGGTCCAATTTTTCCAGTCTTCGAATAAAGCTTAGCTTCCGCGGTAGGTGGAGTACCCGTAGGGCGACACCAGCAGCGGCACATGATAGTGCTGCGAGGCATCGGCAACGCCGAAGCGCAGCGGAATGACATCGAGGAAGCGCGGCTCGCTCGCCTGGATCCCCTGTTGGCGCAGATAGTCGCCTGCATGGAAGACCAGCTCGTACTCGCCGGCCCGGAAGTCGTCGCCTTCCAGAATCGGTGCATCGCAGCGTCCATCGTCGTTGGTCCTTACTGTCTTCAGCAGCGAACGCTGCTCGCCCTCCAGGCGATAGACGTCGATGCGGATGCCTTCGCCAGGGCGACCCTGGGCAGTATCCAGAACGTGTGTGGTCAGTCGTCCCATATCGTTTCTCCCGTTGTCAGCCGGAGCTTGAGCGGCGGCCCTGACCCGAGCCTTGGCGCTGACCGAGGTTCGCCGCATGCCATGAAGACAGTTTTAGCCATTCTGGTGGTACATTTCAAAGTTTTTTTGTATACACTTTTGAAAGAACACGCTTCGATCACTGCATGACAGCACTGACCATGGAGATCACGATGAACGACAAGACACTCGCGCCGCGCCCCAGCACGCTCGACCGCGACGAATTCGTGGCACGCTTCGGCGACATCTACGAGCACTCCCCCTGGGTGGCCGAGTTGACCTGGGAGCGCGGGTTGCAGCCGGCGCAGGACACCCCGGCAGGCCTCGCCGAGGCCATGGGCCAGACGCTGAGCAGCGCCACGGCGGAACGTCAGCTCGAGGTGATTCGCGCCCACCCCGACCTCGCAGGCAAGGCCGCCATCGCCGGCGAGCTGACCGACGACTCCACCCGCGAGCAGGCCGGTGCGGGCCTCGACCAATGCACGCCCGAGGAGATGGCCCGTTTCGAGCGCCTCAATGCGGCATACAAGGGGAAGTTCGGCTTTCCCTTCGTCATGGCCGTGAAGGGCAGCGACAGGCACGCCATTCTGGCGGCCTTCGAGACGCGCCTGGAGAACTCACCCGCGGAGGAGCGCCGTACCGCCATCGAGCAGATCAATCGCATTGCCCGCTTTCGCCTGGAGGAGCGTGTCGCGAATCGCTGATCTCGCAGACTTCCCGGCCTTCGGCCGGTCTGCGATATGGCGCAGTGCTATCGGCCCATGGAAACCCGCCAGTGATATCGTGGCGGGTTTTTCGTCGCTGCTCGAGCATCGCCGATAGCCGACAAAACATGACCAAACGGTCAAAATACTACATCCAACCTATTGATATAGAATAGAAAGCAGTTTTAGTAGACAAAAATAGCTAGAAATTGTCTTTTAAACGACAGTGCATTGTGTACATTTCTTGGCAGGGTGTGGTGCATGGACACGCACCACTGCGACAACAACAACCGAGAGCCTGACCATGACCGACGCTGGAAAGCCTTCTCAGCCAACCAAGCCCTCACGCACGATCAACCAGAACCCCGACGCCATGCCGCCATTGGGCAAGGCGATTCCACTCGGGCTGCAACACATCATGGCGATGTTCGCCGGCAACGTGACGCCGCCGATCATCATTGCCGGCGTAATCGGCGCCACCGCCGGCGAACAGATCTTTCTCATCCAGGTCGCACTGTTCGTGGCCGGTATTTCAACGCTGGTCCAGACCATCGGCATGGGGCCCATCGGCGCCCGGCTGCCCATCGTGCAAGGCACCAGCTTCGGCTTCCTGCCCGTTGCGCTGCCGCTGGCCAAGGCCTTCGGCCTCCCCGCGGTGCTGGGAGCTTCGTTCATTGCCGGCCTGCTGCAAATCCTGCTGGGTGCGTTCCTCAAGAAGATCCGCCACTGGTTCTCGCCGGTGGTGACCGGCATCGTGGTGCTGCTGATCGGCATCACGCTGATGCCGGTAGGCCTCAACTACGCCGCGGGCGGCGTGGGCTCGGAGAATTTCGCGTCACCGACCAACCTGACGCTGGCCTTCTTCGTGCTGGTGGTGACCATCGCCGTGCATCAGCTGGGGCGCGGCTTCATCAAGGCCTCGTCGATCCTGTTCGGCTTGCTGGCCGGTTACCTGGTTGCCATCGCGCTGGGCATGGTCGATTTTACCAACCTGCGCGATGCCGCCTGGTTCGCCCTGCCCCAGCCCTTCGTCTACGGCATGGAGTTCTCCATGACCGCCATCGTCGGCATGACGCTGATCATGTTCGTGGTGGGGCTCGAAACCATCGGCAACATCTCGGCCATTACCACCGGCGGAGCCGGGCGCCCGGCCAAGGATCGCGAACTCTCGGGCGGTGTAATGGCCGATGGCGTGGCGACCTCCTTCGCCGCCGTGTTCAACACACTGCCCAATACCGCCTACGCCCAGAACGTCGGCCTAATCACCCTGACCGGCGTGGTCAGCCGCCATGTGGTGACCATCGGCGGCCTGCTGCTGATCGCCATGGGCCTGTTTCCCAAGCTGGGTGGCCTGGTCGCGGCCATGCCCCATGCCGTACTGGGAGGGGCCGGCATCGTCATGTTCGGCATGATCGCCTCGGCCGGACTCAAGATCATCAAGGAGTGCGAGCTGGATCAGCGCAACATGCTGATCATCGCGGTGTCGCTGAGCCTCGGCATCGGCCTGCCCGCGGTGGAGGCGATCTCCGAGACCATGCCAGGACAGGCCGGCCTGCTGTTGAAATCGGGTCTGGTACCGGCGGCCGTCGCCGCCTTGCTGCTGGACGCCATTCTGCCCGGCAAGCCTCGCCGCCAGGCACCACAGGAGCCGGTAGCCGCGAAGAGCGAGCAGGTACGCTCTAACGTGTAGGAGGAATCAGGGCGAGGCCACGCCTCGCCCTGCCCTAGCCTGTCCTAGCCCCTCCTTCCCATGTACTGCCGCTGCGCCCGACCATCCCGCCAGGGCGTTCTACACTGCGGTTATCCATGATGGATGGAGGAGAATGCGACATGTTTCGCGACCGCCTGGATGCCGCCGAGCAACTTGCCGAGCGCCTCGCGCACCTCAAGGGCTCCAACCCTCTGGTACTGGCCATTCCCCGTGGTGGCGTTCCCATGGGGCGCTACCTTGCCGACGCTCTCGAGGGGGAACTCGATGTCGTGCTGGTGCGCAAGATCCGCGCCCCGGGCAGCCCCGAATTCGCGATTGGCGCCATCAGCGAAGATGGCACCATGAAGCTCGACGAGGCTGCCTCTCACTTTTCCCAGACAGCGGTAGAGCGCGAAGCCGAGCAGCAGCGCAAGCTGCTTCAGCAGCGGCGCCAACGCTACAGTCCGGTTCGCCCGCCAATACCGCCCGAGGGCCGTGTGGTGGTGATCGTCGACGACGGCAGCGCCACCGGCGCAACCATGGAAGCAGCCCTGCAAACCCTGCACGGCCGTGCCGCACGACTTGTGGCAGCCTTGGGGGTGGCATCGCCGAGCGCCGTCACGCGGCTGGAGGCGATCGCCGATGAGGTCGTCTGCCTCGATGTCCCGCAGCGCTTCATGGCGGTGGGCCAGTTCTATATCGACTTCGGCCAGGTGGAGGAGGAGGAAGTCATGGAGCTGCTTGGCGAATGACCGCGTCGGCAGCGTGAGGGAGGCATACGGCACGCAAGAAAAAGGCCGTCGCCCCTCAGGGGCGACGGCCTTTGCATCGGCAGGGGATGCAGCGACTTACTTGGTCGCGGCGCTGGCGGCCTTGACGTTCTGCTCGGTCAGCTGCTGCCCCTTCTGCAGGAACTCCTGGCTCAGGTCGACCACCTTCTTGGTGTCGCCCTGCAGACGCTCGCCCAGCTCCTTGACGGCTTTCTGCTGAGTCTCGAACACCTGCTTGAGGCCTTCGGAGTCCTTGACGTCGATCCAGGCGCGGGCCTGGGCCAGGCTCAGGTCGGAGTAGCTACGGAAGGCGTCCAGCTGTGCTGACAGCAGCTTCTCGTAGTATTCCAGGGTCAGCGAGCCATAGGCACGCGCCGGAGCGAGGAACAGGGTTTCGAACTGCTGGGTCGCCTTATCTTGGGTCTTGCTCATGAGACACCTCCTACGTTGCGTTATCAAGGCAGGATCGCGCCTTGTTGCATTGCAACATAGCAGCTCGTTTTGTGCGGTGCAACATTATTTGAGCTCATTTTTTGAGCACCGCGACTTCAGCGTGTCGACGCACTCGCCCCCGTTCAGCGATAGGCCCCTTCGATATCCGTGATTCGCATGGCCTTGCGTCCCAGGCCGCCATGGAGATCGAGCATGCGCTCGACCCAACCGTAGACAGGGTCGGCATTCGATACCAGGTCGGCAGTCGACACTACCCGCGCCCACATGAAGGCACCGAAAACGAGATAGTCGGCCGCAGCAGGTGCCTCGCCATCGAGGAAATCGCTGTCTTCCAACTGGCCTCGCAGCGGGGCCAGAGCGGCGTCGAGCTGCGCCAACCCTTTGGCCGGTGAGTGGAATTCCTCGAGGGAACGGCCGAAACGCTTTTCACGACTAGTGCGGAAATAGTCGCGGTCCTTGGGGTCGATGGCGTTGAGCAGGTCCATGACGATGGTCCGCATCATCGCCGGATGCAGCGCCCGTTCGGCGTAATGCTTGAAGAAGCGCGCCCGGGATTCGGCCATGCCATTGCCCAGCAGGGGCGCTTCGGGATAGGCGCGGTCCAGATAGCGCAGGATTTCGTAGCTGTCGATGACCGTCTCGTCACCGTCGACCAGTACCGGCACCTTGTCGTGGTCGGCGAATGCCAGGGCCTGCTTGTCGGTGAAGTGCCAAGGACGCGTCTCCGCCTCGAGTCCCTTGTGAGCGAGCGCGTAGCGCACACGCCAGCAGTATGGGGAAAAACGCAGACCTTCATCGATACCGCAGAGGTCGAAGAGAACCCTTGCCATGGCGCCTCCTGGCGAACGTCGGTAGTGGTCTTCGGATAGTGCCAGCCTTGGCGACAGGATGCCAACCACCATGCCAACCACTATGCCAACCACACCGAGCTCGACTACGCTGGGGGCCATGAGTCTGTCCATTAGTCTAATAACGAATCGCTTCCAGGCACGTGGCAACAGGCATTTTTGGCTCTTATCCGCATGATTTTAAATCCAAAATCGCGATGGCTCATGGAACGCCACTTCATTACAAATTGGTAAGACCAATGATCCAAGGATGGCAACTTCCCAGCGCACTTCGTATCGTTGCCTCCGCGGCCGGCTCAGGTAGAAGCGCTTCGATGGGTGGCCTTCGCCTGCCGGACTCTAACAAGGAGAAATCCGAGGAAACGTCATGACGGATACAACCCTAGCACTACTCGCCTTTACGCCATTGATACTGGCCGGCGTGCTGTTGATCGGCTTTCGCATGGCTGCCAGAACGGCCATGCCCATCGTATTCGTGATCACTGCCCTGATCGGGCTGTTCGCCTGGGAGATGAGCTTCAACCGGGTGCTGGCCTCCACGCTCCAGGGCCTGATCCTGACCGTCTCGATCCTGTGGATCATCTTCGGCGCCATTCTGCTGCTCAACACGCTGAAGCATTCCGGCGGCATTGCCGCCATTCGCAACGGCTTCTCGGGCATCAGCCCCGATCGCCGCGTGCAGGCGCTGATCGTGGCATGGCTGTTCGGCTGTTTCATCGAAGGCGCCTCGGGTTTCGGCACGCCCGCCGCCGTGGCGGCCCCGCTGATGGTGGCGCTGGGCTTCCCCGCCTTGGCCGCGGTCGT
It encodes:
- a CDS encoding FadR/GntR family transcriptional regulator — translated: MSERPIRANDNRGSLAENGIRSDGARALARYVRAEIVSGRFPPGHRLPTERELSDRFGASRGAVRRVLGHFKSLGAITQVVGSGTFVSERAAELLSPSGGESADIGSASAGSPSVGSMARQVSPAQLMDARVLIEPQMVTLIVRFATAADFARMDECLERSESATSIEAFEHWDGALHQAFAEATHNSFFLRILELTNAVREEGEWGRLKRISLTPERRKRYEAQHRAIVAALRDRDEQTARALLEEHLGEVKANLFGRG
- a CDS encoding fumarylacetoacetate hydrolase family protein; the protein is MKFATLRPAPDQPPLVALIDAAGQHYWPLNELVPEFQGDMQQLLRDWASLAARIAPKGEGRLLDAARLEPPIHPHRNMFCVGKNYFEHAAEFSHSGYDSSTTADDVIPKFPIIFTKAYNTLIAHGDDIPRHAEVTRQLDYEAEFAVIIGKGGRGIKRANAYDHVWGYTIANDVTARDLQQQHKQWHLGKSLDGLCPMGPWIVTADEVDRDDATIKCWVNGELRQDARLDQLIFDVPTLIETLSAGIELKPGDVILTGTPVGVGIGFNPPRFLQAGDIVRIEVEGMGALENRVGD
- a CDS encoding Bug family tripartite tricarboxylate transporter substrate binding protein, coding for MNIPDTKPKPLAAALLVAAAGLASAPAMAEDFYAGKAIEMVVPFGEGGATYVAAKFLEPFLEKHLPGNPQVNVRTRPGGGSILGANWFQQNAEPDGETILFTTSSTSNPYVLGMDAVEYDLAAMRPAYSLPFGAVIYVSPRTGIESPADLHSPDMPLIYGGIAAAASDLPVLLAFELLELDLRAVLGFDGRGPARLAFERGETNIDFQFTPAYMSQVVDMVEAGTAVPIMTGGSVGDDGVLSARDPAFPDYPSVYEVYEEINGEPPSGVEWDAFQAIGATTFNFGLTAYLPEGTPDEVLEIFEETIAAINADPDYQEQSQEAVGGYDLLPASVVTGSLSESLQPSDEVRDYLRTLLADKYDVEL
- a CDS encoding urate hydroxylase PuuD codes for the protein MQAYLLEFVNFMLRWLHVIAAIAWIGESIYFVMLDNGLRKPKAAEDRDKGVFGEMWAVHGGGFYHNQKYATAPAKLPEDLHWSFWKSYTTWLSGFALFVLLYMTNPGFYLVNPNSSWEWAANMSGWQANVLALVFLLAGWVIYNEMCKRISPNMERDGVLSLAVAVLMIVVAYLSVQMFSGRAAFLLTGAVMATAMSANVFFWIIPGQRRMVKAMKAGEEPNPLDGKRGKQRSVHNTYFTLPVVLLMISNHYSFVYNHEYAWVLMSLFIFAGALIRQFFVLMHMGKIQPAYPAAGTALILVVFWLAMPGGQATTGGATLTEAEGPSFEEVHALIDQHCVACHSRQPTQPGFSAPPAGIAYDSADQIRGQKERIQQVVGSKYMPLGNMTGMTDEEREVIAAWSE
- the uraH gene encoding hydroxyisourate hydrolase, translated to MGRLTTHVLDTAQGRPGEGIRIDVYRLEGEQRSLLKTVRTNDDGRCDAPILEGDDFRAGEYELVFHAGDYLRQQGIQASEPRFLDVIPLRFGVADASQHYHVPLLVSPYGYSTYRGS
- the uraD gene encoding 2-oxo-4-hydroxy-4-carboxy-5-ureidoimidazoline decarboxylase, with the protein product MNDKTLAPRPSTLDRDEFVARFGDIYEHSPWVAELTWERGLQPAQDTPAGLAEAMGQTLSSATAERQLEVIRAHPDLAGKAAIAGELTDDSTREQAGAGLDQCTPEEMARFERLNAAYKGKFGFPFVMAVKGSDRHAILAAFETRLENSPAEERRTAIEQINRIARFRLEERVANR
- a CDS encoding uracil-xanthine permease family protein, producing MTDAGKPSQPTKPSRTINQNPDAMPPLGKAIPLGLQHIMAMFAGNVTPPIIIAGVIGATAGEQIFLIQVALFVAGISTLVQTIGMGPIGARLPIVQGTSFGFLPVALPLAKAFGLPAVLGASFIAGLLQILLGAFLKKIRHWFSPVVTGIVVLLIGITLMPVGLNYAAGGVGSENFASPTNLTLAFFVLVVTIAVHQLGRGFIKASSILFGLLAGYLVAIALGMVDFTNLRDAAWFALPQPFVYGMEFSMTAIVGMTLIMFVVGLETIGNISAITTGGAGRPAKDRELSGGVMADGVATSFAAVFNTLPNTAYAQNVGLITLTGVVSRHVVTIGGLLLIAMGLFPKLGGLVAAMPHAVLGGAGIVMFGMIASAGLKIIKECELDQRNMLIIAVSLSLGIGLPAVEAISETMPGQAGLLLKSGLVPAAVAALLLDAILPGKPRRQAPQEPVAAKSEQVRSNV